The following coding sequences are from one Campylobacter sp. RM16187 window:
- a CDS encoding NapH/MauN family ferredoxin-type protein, producing the protein MDKVNTRCTVRATPFFSTLFLEDENGKKRLSIRAYRFFIIILVHLLFVLSYYVDIQILEGDITGSRIFGFHLTDPFVTIQVVASTYELPTNLMIGSLTILGFYILFGGRAFCSWVCPYTLLGEIGEKIHENLAAKKIIKRRNFDPKLKYLFFFFFVTLSLASSQLIFEIFNVTGIFSRFIIYGYAAAIWYVLLVLLVEIFFSRRAWCRYVCPIGATYSIIGSKSAIKISWDKQKCDHCLVCIDTCIVPHVLEITKKNVKVDDSKDLFRLVGGDCTLCGRCVDVCHHDALKFDNGLKKLL; encoded by the coding sequence ATGGATAAAGTTAATACAAGATGCACAGTTAGAGCAACTCCTTTTTTTAGCACCCTTTTTTTGGAGGATGAAAACGGTAAGAAACGCCTTAGTATTCGTGCTTATAGATTTTTTATCATAATCCTTGTGCATCTGCTATTTGTCCTTAGTTACTATGTCGATATTCAAATTTTAGAAGGTGATATAACAGGTTCTAGGATATTTGGCTTTCATTTAACAGATCCTTTTGTAACAATTCAAGTAGTTGCTTCAACCTATGAATTGCCTACAAATTTAATGATAGGATCATTGACGATTTTAGGTTTTTACATACTTTTTGGTGGAAGAGCTTTTTGCTCCTGGGTTTGTCCTTATACTCTTCTAGGCGAGATAGGCGAAAAAATTCATGAAAATTTGGCCGCTAAAAAGATTATTAAAAGGCGAAATTTTGATCCGAAATTAAAATATCTATTTTTCTTCTTTTTTGTAACATTAAGCCTTGCCAGCTCGCAACTAATCTTTGAAATATTTAACGTCACAGGGATATTTTCACGCTTTATCATTTATGGATATGCGGCTGCCATTTGGTATGTGCTGCTGGTTTTGCTAGTAGAGATATTTTTCTCAAGAAGAGCGTGGTGTAGATATGTCTGCCCGATAGGCGCAACGTATTCGATAATAGGCTCAAAAAGCGCCATTAAGATAAGCTGGGATAAGCAAAAATGCGATCATTGTTTGGTTTGCATTGATACCTGTATCGTACCGCATGTTCTTGAGATAACAAAGAAAAATGTAAAGGTAGATGATAGTAAAGATCTGTTTAGGCTAGTTGGCGGCGACTGCACGCTTTGTGGAAGATGTGTAGATGTATGCCATCATGACGCACTTAAATTTGATAATGGGCTTAAAAAGCTTTTATAA
- a CDS encoding ABC transporter ATP-binding protein yields MIEIKNVSKTFGSQQILKNINIEILENEKVVLLGQNGAGKSSLIKVILGEYIPDKGYVKILGTDPLKSRKEALDNISFVPQTPPPLRLTLSELCEFVCESSQVSLEDIEQICERMGLKLKDNLNKAFYKLSGGMKQKLLIAIAFAKDSKIMIFDEPTANLDIDAREQFLALLNEFAKEKTIIFISHRVSDMRGFINREIYMDLGAVVQETRRAS; encoded by the coding sequence TTGATTGAGATTAAAAATGTCAGTAAAACTTTTGGCTCTCAACAAATTTTAAAAAATATAAACATAGAGATATTAGAAAACGAAAAAGTTGTTTTATTGGGGCAAAATGGAGCCGGAAAAAGCTCTTTAATAAAAGTAATCCTAGGCGAATATATACCAGATAAAGGATATGTAAAAATTTTAGGCACAGATCCTTTAAAATCTCGTAAAGAGGCGTTGGATAATATATCTTTTGTACCACAAACCCCTCCTCCGCTAAGGCTTACTCTGAGCGAACTTTGCGAATTTGTATGTGAAAGCTCTCAGGTATCTTTAGAGGATATAGAGCAAATATGCGAGAGAATGGGATTAAAATTAAAAGATAATTTAAACAAAGCGTTTTATAAACTTTCAGGCGGAATGAAGCAAAAACTACTAATCGCCATCGCTTTTGCAAAAGATAGCAAGATCATGATATTTGACGAACCTACCGCAAATTTAGATATCGATGCAAGGGAGCAGTTTTTAGCCCTGCTTAACGAATTTGCAAAAGAAAAAACTATCATCTTTATATCCCATAGAGTTTCTGATATGAGAGGCTTTATAAATCGTGAAATTTATATGGATCTTGGAGCTGTCGTTCAAGAGACTAGGAGGGCCTCTTGA
- a CDS encoding ABC transporter permease: MKNLLLISKLDIIESFRSKWFIVYLLIFSGLIAIFFVSGVTNSRVLGFSGLTRLLLLFIQICIVIVPIFILISTVRSISGDRESGLLEYFLSFPLSLKEYYFGKVLGRVFVVFTPLLFALIISVLIGIIKGTKIPWDIFFFYTLLLLALSVVFLSFGFLISSIVKNQEMGQGVAFLLWLILIAFLDIALIGLMLKSAIRETTIYAIALLNPIELFRIAAISLFDPNLAVIGPAAYFILDKFTPTMFIIYTFGYSIIISIFCFFIGYYVFSKKDLV, translated from the coding sequence TTGAAAAATTTACTTTTAATCTCAAAGTTAGACATCATAGAGTCTTTTCGTTCAAAATGGTTTATAGTATATTTGCTTATATTTTCAGGGTTAATAGCTATATTTTTCGTAAGCGGAGTTACTAATTCAAGAGTTCTTGGATTTTCAGGCCTTACCAGACTGTTACTACTCTTTATACAAATTTGTATAGTCATCGTGCCTATATTTATCTTAATTTCAACAGTTAGAAGCATAAGCGGAGATAGAGAAAGCGGTCTGCTTGAATATTTTTTGAGTTTTCCGCTAAGTCTTAAAGAGTACTATTTCGGTAAGGTCTTAGGAAGAGTTTTTGTGGTATTTACGCCCCTGCTTTTTGCGTTAATTATCTCTGTTTTAATAGGCATAATTAAAGGAACTAAGATTCCGTGGGATATATTTTTCTTTTATACCCTACTTCTTTTAGCCTTAAGTGTGGTATTTTTATCATTTGGATTTTTAATTTCAAGCATAGTAAAAAATCAGGAGATGGGTCAAGGCGTTGCTTTCTTGCTCTGGCTTATACTAATAGCTTTTTTAGACATCGCTCTTATAGGTCTAATGCTTAAAAGCGCCATTAGAGAGACTACGATCTATGCTATCGCTCTATTAAATCCTATCGAGCTTTTTAGGATAGCGGCCATTAGTCTTTTTGATCCTAATTTAGCCGTTATAGGCCCTGCTGCCTATTTTATACTCGATAAATTTACACCTACAATGTTTATAATATATACATTTGGATATTCAATCATAATTAGCATTTTCTGCTTTTTTATTGGGTATTATGTGTTTTCAAAAAAAGATTTAGTATAA
- a CDS encoding nitrous oxide reductase accessory protein NosL: MKKIAIILIVFLNFAYGLDKNDPYFSDTNSTCPIKFIDVFKSPNFIAVIEYKDNKKILFSSSKQMFHYFYKLNRHFVPINRLLVTDFKTGELIEASEAFYVFGSRIVSASGDDLIPFALETDAKEFASKNSGHAILPFSKITAKLIDYLN; encoded by the coding sequence ATGAAAAAAATTGCTATTATCCTGATTGTGTTTTTAAATTTTGCCTATGGGCTTGATAAAAATGATCCGTATTTTTCCGATACAAACTCAACCTGCCCTATTAAATTTATAGATGTGTTTAAAAGTCCAAATTTCATAGCCGTTATAGAATATAAAGACAATAAAAAAATCCTTTTTAGCTCATCAAAACAGATGTTTCACTACTTTTACAAGCTAAATCGTCACTTTGTGCCTATAAATAGGCTTTTAGTTACCGACTTTAAAACAGGAGAGCTTATTGAGGCTTCTGAAGCGTTTTATGTTTTTGGCTCTAGGATAGTTAGTGCAAGCGGTGATGACTTGATACCATTTGCACTAGAGACCGATGCAAAAGAATTTGCAAGCAAAAACTCAGGTCATGCCATATTGCCATTCTCAAAGATTACAGCCAAGTTGATTGATTATTTGAACTAA
- a CDS encoding molybdopterin molybdotransferase MoeA has product MFPPSREEFLNILDKHCKFSNKTKLVKIEKALNATLASDVFAKFNVPNRKSSSLDGIAFKFDNLSVKETKDWIEGKDYIFSNTGVCIDDQFDTVIRIEDVSFKDKKLIFLKNPDKRGRNINEIGSFIKEKELLVKAGNVIKGEHICLMCAAGVKKIEVLKKPVVAFIPTGNELIDAKMPMQEGKNIESNSLLFKAYMKEWGAKANIYPITPDDIEILKQTLLDAVNSSDIVILNGGSSKGTMDFTTKVFESLGEIVVSSLAHGPAKPTNFALINGKPVLGIVGPSIGAELTMKWYLKPLIEKFLKRPIEKPPVIKVTLMNDFRSPIDLDFYQQVVVVRQGERYLCYMPGINGQSMRISHVSQANAILKVPKETTLKNGEEAFVELKVGKEYIKQMPQWRPHE; this is encoded by the coding sequence ATGTTTCCCCCATCAAGAGAAGAATTTTTAAATATATTGGATAAACACTGCAAATTCAGCAATAAAACGAAGCTAGTAAAGATAGAAAAAGCTCTTAATGCAACTCTGGCAAGCGATGTATTTGCAAAATTTAACGTTCCAAACAGAAAATCAAGCTCGCTTGACGGAATAGCTTTTAAATTTGATAATTTATCGGTTAAAGAGACAAAAGATTGGATTGAAGGCAAAGACTATATCTTTAGTAATACCGGTGTTTGTATAGATGATCAATTTGATACCGTAATCAGAATAGAAGATGTATCCTTTAAAGATAAAAAACTTATTTTTTTAAAAAATCCTGACAAAAGAGGCAGAAATATAAATGAGATAGGTTCATTTATAAAAGAAAAAGAGCTGCTGGTTAAAGCAGGAAATGTAATAAAAGGCGAGCATATTTGCCTGATGTGCGCTGCGGGGGTTAAAAAGATAGAGGTGTTAAAAAAGCCGGTAGTCGCCTTTATACCTACGGGAAATGAGCTGATAGATGCTAAAATGCCTATGCAAGAGGGTAAAAATATTGAGTCTAACTCATTACTCTTTAAAGCATATATGAAAGAGTGGGGAGCTAAGGCTAACATATATCCGATAACTCCTGATGATATAGAAATTTTAAAGCAGACTTTGCTAGATGCTGTTAATTCAAGCGATATAGTGATTTTAAACGGCGGCTCATCCAAGGGAACTATGGATTTTACTACAAAAGTATTTGAAAGCCTTGGAGAAATAGTAGTCTCTTCCCTTGCGCACGGTCCTGCCAAACCTACAAATTTTGCACTGATTAATGGTAAGCCGGTATTAGGTATAGTTGGTCCCTCTATCGGAGCGGAACTTACTATGAAGTGGTATCTAAAACCTCTTATAGAAAAGTTTTTAAAAAGACCGATTGAAAAACCGCCGGTTATAAAAGTAACTTTAATGAATGATTTTAGATCCCCGATTGACTTAGACTTCTACCAACAAGTTGTGGTTGTAAGGCAAGGAGAAAGATATCTTTGTTACATGCCGGGCATAAACGGTCAGTCGATGCGGATATCTCATGTTAGCCAAGCTAATGCGATACTAAAAGTACCAAAAGAGACTACGTTAAAGAATGGAGAAGAGGCTTTTGTAGAACTTAAAGTAGGCAAAGAGTATATAAAACAGATGCCACAATGGAGACCCCATGAGTAA
- a CDS encoding DUF364 domain-containing protein, with amino-acid sequence MSKILSQTIEEIHQILGNDIEGLKVERVVIGLFFTGVKLSNGICGISYTPLKDIPGAVCCPSQAEAMPLSGRLKDKNVNFFLKDIKSSSVLKKTIAIAVINALSQTCFEANPKSYNIKFDADPFDEIDITKDSFSIIVGALVPYMKFMIKNERNFNILELDKSVLKENELKHYLPTGEAKNVVPMADNLIITGTTLINDTLEELLSMKKPGANVIVVGPTVSMLPKAMFDRGATHVGGVYVTRPDELLDILAEAGSGYHFFKKYAKKIVISRKD; translated from the coding sequence ATGAGTAAAATTTTGTCTCAAACCATAGAAGAAATTCATCAAATTTTAGGCAATGATATAGAAGGTTTAAAAGTAGAAAGAGTAGTTATAGGACTATTTTTTACTGGAGTTAAACTAAGCAATGGAATTTGCGGTATTAGCTACACTCCTCTTAAAGATATTCCTGGAGCCGTATGCTGTCCCTCTCAAGCTGAAGCTATGCCGCTTTCGGGAAGATTAAAAGATAAAAATGTAAATTTCTTTTTAAAAGATATAAAAAGCTCCAGTGTTCTTAAAAAGACTATTGCTATAGCGGTTATAAATGCTCTATCTCAAACTTGCTTTGAAGCAAATCCAAAATCTTACAATATAAAATTCGATGCCGATCCGTTTGATGAAATTGATATCACAAAAGACTCTTTTAGCATTATAGTCGGTGCTTTAGTGCCTTATATGAAGTTTATGATAAAAAATGAGAGAAATTTTAATATTTTAGAACTTGATAAGAGTGTGCTTAAAGAAAACGAGCTAAAGCATTATTTGCCTACCGGTGAAGCAAAAAACGTAGTACCTATGGCTGATAATCTTATAATAACAGGAACTACGCTTATAAACGATACTCTTGAAGAGCTTTTAAGTATGAAAAAACCGGGCGCAAATGTAATAGTCGTAGGACCTACCGTATCTATGCTGCCAAAGGCGATGTTTGATAGAGGAGCAACTCACGTAGGCGGGGTATATGTAACAAGACCCGATGAGCTTTTAGATATCTTAGCAGAAGCGGGCTCAGGATATCATTTCTTTAAGAAGTATGCAAAAAAGATCGTTATAAGTAGAAAGGACTAA